In the Arachis ipaensis cultivar K30076 chromosome B10, Araip1.1, whole genome shotgun sequence genome, one interval contains:
- the LOC107623590 gene encoding ATP-dependent DNA helicase Q-like 4A, translating into MTLKTISGYAIPLEVNVSTLLYLYIQIILWTCFPNTEYLTRHQDRVQRCFLQLAHFGEKFDSSTCQKTCDNCLKNTSFIEKDVIEIAKQLVELVKLTGQKVSSSHILEVYHGSLSQLVKKHRHDTLSLHGAGKHLAKGEASSRVRQC; encoded by the exons ATGACTTTGAAAACGATATCTGGTTATGCCATTCCTTTGGAGGTCAATGTTTCAACGCTACTTTATTT ATATATCCAAATAATTCTATGGACATGTTTTCCAAATACTGAGTATTTGACAAGACATCAGGATCGGGTCCAAAG GTGTTTTCTGCAGCTTGCTCATTTTGGGGAGAAGTTTGATTCTTCAACATGTCAGAAAACATGTGATAATTGTTTGAAGAACACAAGTTTTATTGAGAAAGATGTCATTGAGATTGCAAAGCAATTG GTTGAACTGGTTAAGCTAACTGGGCAGAAGGTCTCATCATCACATATATTAGAAGTCTATCATGGATCCTTAAGCCAGTTG GTCAAGAAACATCGTCATGATACTTTGAGCCTTCATGGTGCTGGGAAGCATCTAGCTAAGGGTGAGGCTTCTTCCAGAGTAAGGCAGTGCTGA
- the LOC107620262 gene encoding uncharacterized protein LOC107620262 gives MPDSLPLLKRVYISFEACKKGFVLGCRPFIGLDGTFLKGFYGGQLLTAIGQDVNNQIFSIAYVVVDSETRDNWKWFLEHLHNDLGNYKVHGWNFISDQQKGLIPAMQQVMPGVHHHFCAMHIWNNFTKRWKDKKLKGAVWECCRATTTQEFKVAMLRLQWINTGAWEYLNKLDPKQWTKAHFSEWPKVDNVTNNNCETFNGKIVKYRGKLIITICSTNLIFLVNSSSSSRFLSRPPFASRLLFAESALPYSGRSLTLS, from the exons ATGCCTGACTCGTTGCCCTTGTTAAAGAGAGTTTACATTTCTTTTGAGGCATGTAAGAAGGGTTTTGTCTTAGGGTGTAGACCTTTCATTGGTCTTGATGGCACATTCTTGAAGGGCTTCTATGGAGGACAGTTACTCACTGCAATAGGTCAAGATGTAAACAACCAGATTTTCTCAATTGCTTACGTCGTGGTGGATTCAGAAACCAGAGATAATTGGAAATGGTTCTTGGAGCATTTACACAATGACTTGGGCAACTACAAGGTTCATGGTTGGAACTTCATTAGTGACCAACAAAAG GGTCTGATTCCAGCTATGCAACAAGTTATGCCTGGAGTTCATCATCACTTCTGTGCTATGCATATTTGGAATAATTTCACAAAGAGATGGAAGGACAAAAAACTCAAAGGGGCAGTGTGGGAGTGTTGTCGAGCCACCACAACTCAAGAATTTAAAGTTGCAATGTTGAGGCTGCAATGGATCAATACTGGTGCATGGGAGTATCTGAACAAGCTTGATCCGAAGCAGTGGACAAAGGCTCACTTTAGTGAGTGGCCGAAGGTTGACAACGTTACTAACAACAACTGCGAGACATTCAATGGTAAGATTGTGAAATACAGAGGTAAACTCATCATCACTAT ATGCTCAACAAA tttgatttttttagtcaactcatcatcatcctcaagaTTTCTATCTAGGCCTCCATTTGCATCTCGTCTCCTTTTTGCAGAATCAGCACTGCCTTACTCTGGAAGAAGCCTCACCCTTAGCTAG